TAAGTTCACAATGCAGGGATCTGTTGACGTTCAGCTTGCAAGAAACACTCGCACTGAGTTGCCTGGCAATCTTCTTTTTGAAATAAAAGATACAGGTATTGGCATCTCCCCAGAAATTATTCCTGATCTGTTTCAACCATTCACACAGGCGGATTCTTCCATCACCCGAAAGTTCGGCGGCACTGGTTTAGGCCTTTCCATTTCGAAGCGTTTAGTGCAAATGATGAATGGCGAGATTCACGTTGAAAGTGAACTTGAACGCGGAAGCCGTTTTTATTTCACACTCGATCTGCCTGAGTTGCGCGGAACAAACTCACAAGAAACCAATCCGGGTTCTAAAACAGCGGCGTCGGAAAAAACGACTCTTGCGGGCAAAAGTCTTTCGATTCTTATTGTCGATGATACCGATGACAACCGTGTCTTAATCAAAGCCTATCTGAAAAACACTCCTCACAAAATTGACGAAGCTTCGAATGGTAAACAGGCTTTTGAAATGATCCAGATTAAAAGATATGATTTAGTTTTGATGGACATGCAGATGCCGGTCGAGGACGGATTTACGGCGACACAAAAGATCCGTCAGTGGGAACAGGAACATCAAAAAACACCGACAGTGATTTGGGCTTTGACGGCTTATGCTTTACAAAATGAAATCGAACGCAGCCTCGCCGTTGGCTGCAACCTGCATCTTGTAAAACCTTTGCGCAAAGCAGATCTGTTGCAACACATTGCTCGGCTGGAACCAAAAAAATAATTCGCTCAAAGCCTCAGTGGTTATCACGCTTTGTCCGCAAGCCAAGGAATTAATTCTTAGCGCATTCGACTTTGTCGGGCTCGCAAACGGAAAGAAGTGTTCGGTCCTTACATTGAGCGATCACTTCTTTGCGAGCCTCTTCTTCGGTTTTTGCGACAGCAGAGAAACGATTTCCCATCGACTTCAGTTTACAAGTATAAGTGGCAACCAGCTTGGGGCTGCCGCCACTCATATCTAAAGCCAAAGTTCCTTTGTTATCGGGCTCATTGGGATCGATGACTTTCATTCCAGCACAACCAGCCATCGCAACAGACAAACAAAGAACGGCGAACCCTCTTTTAAACATTTTTACCTCGACCTTAAGACTCCATACTAAATTCACTGCAGAAACTTCGCAATTAAATCCAGTATAAGAGCTTCTTGTTCCCGATGTGGGACATGCTTACTTACGAGTGAATGTTCCCTGTACATTTCCATCTAAAAGATCAACCTTAAAGCTTGTGGCCTTTCCATTCGGACCAACACCGAAATGAACAAGAGAGTTTTTTCCGGCCATGGTGAACTCATTCACATGAGTCATCAGGAATGTGTCTTTTTCCCACGAGGTTAAAGGAAATTTCAATTTGCGAGGGCCTAATGTCAAAACAAGACCTTTTCCAGAAAACGTAATCCGCGCATCACCATAGTATTTGTTTTTATAAATCCCCACGTAAGCTGAAGCCGGTTTGCTGGATTTAATTGGCTTTTTGCGATCATCAGCCACCGGCGGAATCGGTTTTGCGGCGTGAAGTTCGTGATAATAAGAAAGCCAGTCTTGAGTTTGTTTTTTCTCGAACACTTCATCTAAGAAAGAGGCCGCCACAGCTTCAGGCAGGCCTACAGGCTCTCCGTTCGTTAAGACAACGATACCTATCTTAATGTCAGGTACAAGAACAACTGTGGTCGAAGCTCCAGCATCGAAAATTCCGGAATGGCTAAGACGAATTCTTTGCTGTGAATCCGTCGTGCTGAAAAATCCTAAGGAGTAATAGTTTTTATGTTTCGCAGACGATTCGGTTTTATCTTCAATACGCGGAAGAAACATGTCATTTAAAACATCCGCTTTGATGATCTCTCTATCGTCGTATTTTCCAGACGCCAAGATCATCCGCATCCATTGAGCGAGATCCTGAACGTTGGACGAAATGCCGCCTGCCGGAGACTGCGCATCAGGATTTCGTTTAAATGGCGACACCTGCCACGTGTCTTCGATTTTTTTATGGAGTGTCGCGCGATTTTTTTTCTCGATAAAATCCGCATAGCGCGAGCTTGTCGACTTCATCCCCAATGGTGCGAAGACTTTCATTTGCGTGAGATCTTCCCATTTCTGACCAGACGCTTTTGCCGCCGCCTCCCCGCCTGCGGTCATACCAAAGTTAGAGTAAGCAAAAATACCTCGGAACTCGTGCAAGTTTTCGTAACGTAATTTTGAAAGCACATCAGCACGCTCGTAACCGAGAATTTCCAGAATATCGCCGGCGCCACCTGGCAAGCCGCTGCGATGCGAGTACATATCTTCAATCGTCACTTCCTGGCTGATCTTAGAATCCGCAAGTTTAAATGCCGGAAGATGTTTCTGAATAGGATCCTGCCATTTTAGTTTTCCTGCACTAACAGCAGCCGCGATAGCGGAAGCGCCGAGGGGTTTTGACATGGAGGCTAGTTGAAATACGGTTTCTGTGTCCACAGTCTCTGGCTTACCCAGTTCGCGCACCCCATAACCTTTGGCAAAGACAACTCGATCATTTTTAACAACAGCGATCGCCATGCCGGGAACGCCTGTTTTTGCCAGATAGTCTTGCGCAATAAGGTCTAATTTTCCTAAAGGAGAAAGCCGAGGCGTCGTTTCTGAAGGCTTCGTCGCACAAGCACCGATAAGAATTACGGAAAAAAGAAGGATGTATTTCATATTCTGATGGTTGCCCCGAATTTATTCACGGTCAATCTTGAAAGAATTTGGTTCCCTGGCGTTCCAGGAGACGGTATATCTCTTTTCTATGAGCGCAAATGAACTGAAGATCACCGATACACACGAAGGAACAGGCACAACCGCGGAAAAAGGCGCGCTTTGTTTTTGTCATTACGAAGGTTTTCTTGAGGACGGAACGAAGTTTGATTCCTCTTACGACCATGGTCGTCCTTTTGAGTTCGTTGTCGGATCCAAGAAAGTGATTCAAGGCTGGAGCCTCGGTATCATGGGAATGAAAGAAGGCGGGAAACGCACGATCTTTATTCCTTCTCATCTTGCTTACGGTGAAAGACAGATCGGAAAATTTATTAAACCTCATTCCAATCTGATCTTTCACGTCGAGCTTTTTGAAGTTCGACCGCGCGAGTAGTTCAGCTTATCTTAGCGTGCTTAGATTTTTCGCTTTGCACGTGATCGCAAGACAGTCGTTTTGTTGGAAAACGATTCCACCAACCACAATCTTATTGTGAGGACCGCAGATCTCGCCTTCGTACTTGCCTCGACCTGCTTTGATTAAATTCATAAACACGACGTCGGCTTCAACAAACAGGTCGCCGGTAAACTTGCGGGATTCCCAGTCTTCTGACTTTCCATCAAGATCGGCAAGCGCCGCATTTTTACTTAAAGTCTTTACACCTTGCGAAGTTTTAGCACGCAACAAACCGCTCACGCCCAATGTGGAACTTTCCGGCAACATTTGCACTGCAAACTCCGCCCCGGAGTCATCGATGCCCGTGCAAAGAATTTGCGCCTTTCCCGCTTGAGCGATATTTGCGAAACCTAAGACAAGAGCAAACACCCAAGAAATCTTTTTAAATGTTTTCATTTTTCATCCTTTGCCGACTCAAAGAGGCCAGCTCGGATTAGGTTATAAGCAATGCCTGTGCCTTATAAAAGAACGACAGGAAGAAATTAAGAACCATTAGAGAGCTGTTCTTAGAGCCTCTCTATGACAAAAATCACCGAATGACTAACGGCTCGCACATTGTTCACGCTTTGTGAACGCAGTTTTTTAGAACACATTTTTGATTTCAGAGAGGTGTTTTACTTCGAATTTCGCCGGGGGCAACATTCCTGCAGACTCCCCTTTAGGATTGAACCAACAAGAGTCGATCCCAAAATTCTGTGCGCCTAAAATATCGGTCTCCATGCGGTCGCCAATCATAAGCGAAGAGGCTTTTGCAAACTTCTGGGCCTTCTTTGCGCTGTACTCAAAAAAGCGCACGTCGGGTTTGGCATATCCGCACTCTTCAGAGACCGCCATAAAGCTAATATAGGGAGCAATGGGCGCTCGCTTGAGCCTTTGCGTTTGGGTTGCGTGAATTCCATTTGTAATAATGCCGATCTCGCCGCGATGACTGAGGTGCTCGCAAATCTCCACGGCGTGATCAATCAAAACGACCGTTTCAGGAAGAGCGTCGAGGTAGCGATTGCTTGCGACTTCAGGATCAATATCGATTTTGTGCGCTTGAAAAACACGGCGAAAACGCTCAACCTTGAGATGATCTTTCGTTGTTTGACCTTTTTCAAAGGCCTCCCACAATGCGCGGTTTTCCGTCTGATAAAGCTTAAAGAGACCCGCCATGTCGGCCTGGATTCCCAGACTTTCCATCGCCAATGAAAAAGAAAGACGCTCGGATTCTTTGAAATCCAAAAGCGTGTCGTCGAGGTCGAAGAGGAAAAGATCGTAAGACATGGTTTTATGTAACACAGTTTTAAAGACTTCGCAAAATCTGCAACGCAGCCTTGGCCTTTTTCACCCTTAAGGTCTTCCAATCCGCGCCAGCGACACCTTTAGCGCGGTCTGTGAGAAAGGCCCATTCTGGATGCTCTTGATCTTCGTCGGCTTGAGCACGCAGCCAGGCCTTTGCAAATCGTGATAATGTCGGCGCTTGCCCCTTGGTCCAAAAATCGCGCAGGACTTCGCGAGCGATAGAACCGTCTTTGAACTGCCCTGCAGTAAGATCTTTAAGCAACTTCATAAGCTGACGATCTGTTTTGTCATAGTGACCGTAGAAAATGCGATCGGAATTTTTAGTGAAGTGCGCCGCCTCATTAAGACGCACCACTTTTTCACTCAATACGGTGGCTTGAGGCAGCTTGCCCGTCAGCAGATATTCTTTAATCCGTCCTATGACGATGCCCTTACGATCGCGAACCGAAGTCTTCTTAAGACGGCCCCCGGGAAGCTCGATATGAAGATGATAGGGAATTTTGAACTTATCGCAGACGGATTTATATTCCGCCATGTTCAAATAATAAAGTTGCTCAAGAAGCTCTTTACGCTGCGACGATGAGAGATACGAAATCAAAGAGGCCATACCCACCTTAAGAAATAAAATGCGCGCCCACAACAGCAATCACCATTCCTAAAAAAGAAGCCATGATCGCTGTGGGAATAAGAGCCTTACGATTTCTAAAAAAGACCGTGATCATTGTCGGTAGCATTCCCAAAAAGCCCAAGAGCAAACCTTTAAGCCAAGGCGCTATATCCCAGTCGACAAAGGGAATAACAAGTCCGATGAAAATCCACTGAGCGAAAGTGGAATAGACAGAAAAACGCGGCACATTTGGATTCTTCAGCATTGGAAGAGCGTCAACAACGCCCGCTAAAACGCCCAACAATAAAGCTATGAAAATACTCATTGATTACACCCTCGTGCAATCAAGCCTACCTGAATTTATGGAACAGGACAAAGGCGATCTTTTTGGCAGTGAATGATTTGATCGCGCAATTGAGACATTTCATCCAGAGAGTGCTCAAGCTCGTAATCAAACCCGACAGCGCGGCCGCCTTTTTGCGAAATCGAAACGAATTGAGTCACGTATTGGAATTGCTCGTAAGCGTATTTCTCGCCCGTACTGGTGTTGACAAACTCAATCGGTACGCCGGAACCTAAAGTCTGTAAGAAACGCTTTCTTTGTTGTTTGGCTTTCTTAAGACCATTCTTCAGATCGGTATAACATTTCACTTCCCCGACCATTGCGACCTTTTGCGTATTCTTGTCCATAAGAACCATATCCAGCTCACCGACTGTGCGACCCTTAACATTGTAAGCAACCCCGACAATCACTTCATATTGGGGAGCAGGATATTGTTCCGAGAACTCGACTTGTGCGACTTCCTCACAGACGGCACCGGGGTCACGATAGTGGCGCGCATGCGTTTTAATCTTCTCAAAGCTTTCGGCTAGATCCGCAAAAGCGCTGGATGTGACAAGAAGAAGACTGAGTGAAACGAAAGCTTTAAGCATGGGACCCCCATTTGGATAGCGGCACTTTGCCACAAATCAGGAATCCCAACCAGTGCCACCCAAATCCAGAATAAAAAGGAAAGGTCCGTTTAACAATTAGACAGCTTGTCGCGACCCAAAAGCCTTTCTAGAATGAATATATGACGACTGAGAAAAAACCTTTCATTAAAGCCAGTGCCGCTCCATTAAGAACAACCCCTTCAAGCTATCCTCCCGAATTCGCCAAGAGAGTCGAAAAACGTGAAAAGCGCCCCCTCGGAGATCTTTTTGGAATTAAAAAGTTCGGCGTAAATCTCACCACACTTCTGCCGGGCGCCGAATCCGCCCTTCTTCATCGCCATACGAAACAAGAAGAGTTCGTCTATGTGATATCGGGGACACCGACGCTTGTTCTTGATAAAACAGAGTACCTGCTTTCCCCGGGAGATTGCGCGGGATTTGCGCCATCGGGAGAAGCGCACAAGCTTATTAATAAATCCTCAGAGCCTGTTGTTTATCTGGAAATGGGCGATCGGATCAGCGATGACGAGGCATTTTACCCCGAAGATGATTTACAAGCCGTGATGGGTGAAGATGGTAAATGGAAATTCCAACATAAAAACGGGACGCCTTATTAACGGCCGACATGGATTTCCGCGATTTTGAATGATAGTTATCAAAATCAGAAAAGTTTTTTTCAGTTCCTTGAGACATTTGGTTAGCCTGGGTCCATGAAAAAACTATTACTCACATCAATCATTTTATTGGCTGTTCTTGGTTGCTCTAGCGGAAGTGACGACTCAGGAAATCCCGGACAACCTGGAAATAATAAACCTGACACAAGTCTCGACGAGGCGTCCGTAGAAGAACGTAATTTGATTACGGAGAATCTGGACCTCATCAAGAGATATGCGGCGGAGTTCTCTGCCGACATTGATCTTAGTCGAATTCCGATTGTGGTGACTTCAAAACCAAATCTGATCGAGCCTTTGAAGTCGTCTTCTTGTGTGCAAGACGGAGGAAATGCACGCATCACGCTGCAGAAGTCTTTCTTCACGCAAAGAGTTTACGAAAGAGACACCGGCTTTGCCTCGCCTCTTTTCAATCTCTTGATTCATGAAATCGGCCACTGTTATTTCAACCGCGATCACGAAGCGATCGTCTTAAGAAAAGAAGGCTATAAAGCGCAATTCTCTGTGGAAACCGCACAGGGCGTTCGCACGGTGTCTTATCCATCTATTCAAGCGACGATGATGCATAACGTGTATATGCCGATCCCGCACTTGCTTGAAAAATACTATGTGGGTGAAATCCTGGGCCGCTGGCGCGCTAAAACGCTTGATGAGCTTCGCGAAAAATACGGTTTTGACCTAGTTCGCGATTAATTAACCACTAACTTAATAAAACAACTCGCCGGAAGAGAGGGAAGCCTCTCTTCTTGCATTTGTGGTTTTTGCTGGCTGATAAAGATAGGAATCTTCTTTTGCAAACTTCGCGAAAAATCTTTCCCGCTCACAAACCATGATCGCGGATCTTCTTTCGGGGAGATCTACGATTTCTCTTTGGACAAAGCAGTTGGCTTCGGCGTAGCGCAGAACCTTGATATTGCGAACGTCCGGTTCACCGATGACATTCATTGTTCTGGCGTCGCTAAAAATCATTTTTGTGAAAGCGGCAATGGAAGCCGACGTATGCGTGCGCCCCAAGTATTCTTTTTCACCAATCAAAAAATGCAGGCCCTGATCGTAAGGAGACGTTTTGATATACTGACTTAAAACGTCTTCGTTCAGCCAATACTTCTCCCAATACCCTACGGGTTTTCCGTCGATACAACCGATGAAAAGCTCTTGATGTGTGTCTTCAAGTTCAGAAATAAGCTTGCGGGCTTTTTCGTCGCGGGTTTTATTCAAACCCCACCATTCCGCGATGTAAGGCGTATCCATCCATTTGCAATAGATATCGAAATCTCTTTCAAATGAGAGAGGATGGAATGAGTAGTAGCTGCCGTTTTTCGAGTTATAGACCTCGAACCCTTCACTTCGCATGGGTTCTATTTTTAAAAGCCGACTCCCCCCAAGACAAGGAAGGGGAGTATTTTAGGCTCTAGTTGAAAGGGTAATGAGGTCTAAATGAAAACATATTGGGAATACCCAAAAGAAGAGGAATTGACTCCCCGCCTTATACAGGAATTTCCACGATCGAACGAATGCCGGTTCGTGCTGTCATCGCATGCACCACCGCACGCAGACCCATGATCGTTTTACCTTGGCTTCCGATCACTTGACCAAGATTTTCTTTCGCGCAGTTCACACGATACACCGTTGTCTTAGGACCGACGTATGTGCTCACAGTGACCGTCTCAGGCTTATCCACAAGAAGACGGACGATGTGCTCCACCAACAAACGAATCTCTTCACGATAAAGCTCTGGATCGATGTCAGCGCCTTTGCTACGGGTTTCATCATATTTGTAGGATTCCATGTCATTCATCGATCAGTCCCCCATGATAAAATTTGCGGATGTTCCACGATCAAAGGCACAGTGACCTCCAAAAACCGGAACCCACCAGAACCAAAACGAATCGTGCTGAGCTAATTTATAAAGCTCTCGAGAGCCTTCTTGGAAACCATATCCATCAGCCATGCCGACAGACAGATACATTTTCGGTTTGATGCGACCTTTAAAATTGCGCATTAACAAAAGAGGATCATGCTGCTCCCAATCTTTTTGATTTATAAAAGCTCTTTGCGAGATCTTTTGCATTTTCCTGACAAAGAAAGGAATCGCTTTTGTTCTGAAAATATACCGCCACACTTCGCGATTGTCGGCAAAAGGACTGATCGTCGAAATAGCCGGACAAAGCAGAACGACTTTATTAAAGAGCGTTGGGTTTTTAAGGGCCAACTGCAAAGCATTGAAACCGCCCATCGATTGTCCGATCAGGTGACGCTTTCCTTTTTTAAGACCACCGACTTTCTTTTCAAGATAAGGCATCGCGACTTTCGTGAAAAACGGCAGAAGCTTGTGGCGCCTGTTATTTACAAGAAGCCATTCCTTTCCAAAAGAGACCGTGATGACCATGGGATAGTATCCGTTGCGTTTCCAACGGTGCTGTATAATTCGCGTGCTGAAAAGTTGTCTGAACCAGCTTTTCTCCGATCCGCCGAGACCGTGCAGGTAATAAACAATGTCTTGAGTTTGCCGACGGTCGATATCGCGCAGACAATATTTGAAACTCACCCCTTTGAGAGTCTCATGACCGCAAACGTAATCCACACTTTCGGTCTCGATGATTTCTGTTTCAGTTTCTTGAGAAAAGGCTAAGGACGTCCACACAAGGACGAACATAAAAGAAATTATCTTCATGAAGGACCCCGCTTATAAAAAGGGTCCTTCCGGCTTTAGATAAAATCAATTTGCAATATCGAAATCTTCTTGCACTCTGTGCTTGGACACGAGCACTTGTTCACCTGTGCTCAGGCATTTGAGATAGAAGTGATTGTAACCTCTATTCGTCACCATGAACTTGCGCGGATCTGTCGGCGCAAGTTTTTTGGCCAACACAGAACCAACATCGAGATCTTCGTATTTCTTCATCAACTTAGAAGCCACGCGAGCGCGAATGGCGTGAAGATACAAAGCGGTTGCACACATAAAAACAACCACGGCTGTGGAAACAGTCCAATGCGCTCTTTTCTCCATCAGCCACGTAAAAGATATCGGAGCCAGAACCGACACAAGCACCATAGAGCCTGTTAGAAGTCGTTCTTGTTTCTGATACTTTTTGAATTCTTTTACGAAAGTTGACATAGATAAAAACCTCACTGACCGCTCCTTCATGGAATCACAAAAGCAGGACGCATCCGAGTCCAGAATTGGTTAAATTTTTTTGTGGATTTAGTTTTGTTGATGACACTGTTTGGCGCCTGAGATGTGCTTACCTTAAGAGGTGCGTATGATGATACTTAGCGTTTTATTTACTGTGGCTTTTGCCCAACAAGAACCGATGTGCAAAGACGTCGTGGAACGCGGAGGCAGTATTCAAGTACAGATGCGCCCTTCCAGTAATGGCGATTGTTATCTTTCTCTGCATAACTTCAAACAAGGCGGGCTTGTTTACCGCGATTATCTTTTTACCAAAGACTCCCTCATGGTTTTTAATTCCTTCGGCGATGGTCCGATTTCGCAAAGCACCGGCGCTCGCGAGTACTACTTTTTCCCGCGCAAGAATGTCATTCCACAGTTTTCCTGGAATTCTTCAGACCGACGTCTAGAAGTGACAGCCACGGATGGAAATGTTGTCTTTTTTGACTATGAAACAACTGCGATGACCGCAGCCTCCAAGGGCGTAGTGAAGGTGGCTGACAAAGTCCACCCCAGCAATAAAGGCGGCGTCGAGATTTCCAAATACCAAGGCCTCATGCTTGATGCGGGATTTAAGGTCGGCTCTGCGCCTACGCAAAACCCCAATGCTTCTTCGACCTTCACCGATTCCTTGGGATCTACTTGCAAAGTAAAAAACAGCGAGGTCTTTGGTTATACCGCCGACCGCGATGTTTTCTTTAAATACACAGATGAAGAGTTAGCAAATTTTTTAAAGAAACGTTGCCCGAAAATTCAGTTTCAACCTTAATAAGTCTTTCAAATCCACAGAAAGGATGAATGATGAAAGAAATCACCACTTATTTAACTTTTGACGGCAACTGTCGCGAAGCTATGCAGTTTTATGCGCGTTGCCTGAATGGCGATCTTTTCATGCAAACATTCGGTGAAGCCAAGATGGGCCCGGAAAGCTCGAAAGATCGCATTATGCACGCTCGCTTAGCCAAAGGTGGTGCGACTCTTATGGCGTCAGACACGATGCCAGACACCCCTTTTCAGCAAGGCAATAATTTTTCTGTTTCAGTCGGCTGCACGACGGTCGATGAGGCGGAAAAAGTTTTCGCCGCTCTCAGTGAGAAAGGCAAAGTCACCATGGCGTTGACGGAAACCTTTTGGGCGCATCGTTTTGGAATGCTCGTTGATAAATTCGGCATTCAATGGATGGTGAATCTCGATAAGCCACACTAATTAAAAAGCCCCGTTTCCGGGGCTTCGTCTTTTTATTCTTTGAGTTTCGGCGTGATTTTGACTTCGATCACTTTGCCGTCCCGAAGAATCTTCATCATCGTTTCCTTATTCGGCTTTACAGATTGAAGCGTGTAAACGTAATCGTAAAGATTTTCGATTTTAATGCCATCAAATTCCGTAATGATGTCTTTCTCTTTAAGACCGGCTTGTTCCGCAGGACTGTCTTTCGAAGCCCCGGTAATGCGAACGCCTTTAACACCTTCTTGAGAATAATCGGGGATTGTTCCCAAATAAACGCGGAAAGTACGGCCTTCCAGTTTGTTTTGCGCGCTTGCGACCTTCACGTATTTCACCATCGGAATTTTTGAATCCGACAAAAGATCGGCGTAAGTTTTTACCCCCGCCAAGACACGAACAACACCTTCGTAGTTAATCAAATCCGCGGTGTCTTTCGGACTGTGGTATTCCGCGTGAGAGCCCGTAAAAAAATTGATTGTGGGAACTCCGGCCATATAGAAAGCCAAAGAGTCGGTTGGCAAATAAGGATCCTCTTG
This region of Bdellovibrio sp. 22V genomic DNA includes:
- a CDS encoding VOC family protein — translated: MMKEITTYLTFDGNCREAMQFYARCLNGDLFMQTFGEAKMGPESSKDRIMHARLAKGGATLMASDTMPDTPFQQGNNFSVSVGCTTVDEAEKVFAALSEKGKVTMALTETFWAHRFGMLVDKFGIQWMVNLDKPH
- a CDS encoding alpha/beta hydrolase, with the translated sequence MKIISFMFVLVWTSLAFSQETETEIIETESVDYVCGHETLKGVSFKYCLRDIDRRQTQDIVYYLHGLGGSEKSWFRQLFSTRIIQHRWKRNGYYPMVITVSFGKEWLLVNNRRHKLLPFFTKVAMPYLEKKVGGLKKGKRHLIGQSMGGFNALQLALKNPTLFNKVVLLCPAISTISPFADNREVWRYIFRTKAIPFFVRKMQKISQRAFINQKDWEQHDPLLLMRNFKGRIKPKMYLSVGMADGYGFQEGSRELYKLAQHDSFWFWWVPVFGGHCAFDRGTSANFIMGD
- a CDS encoding FKBP-type peptidyl-prolyl cis-trans isomerase, encoding MSANELKITDTHEGTGTTAEKGALCFCHYEGFLEDGTKFDSSYDHGRPFEFVVGSKKVIQGWSLGIMGMKEGGKRTIFIPSHLAYGERQIGKFIKPHSNLIFHVELFEVRPRE
- a CDS encoding KH domain-containing protein; the protein is MNDMESYKYDETRSKGADIDPELYREEIRLLVEHIVRLLVDKPETVTVSTYVGPKTTVYRVNCAKENLGQVIGSQGKTIMGLRAVVHAMTARTGIRSIVEIPV
- a CDS encoding cupin domain-containing protein; the protein is MTTEKKPFIKASAAPLRTTPSSYPPEFAKRVEKREKRPLGDLFGIKKFGVNLTTLLPGAESALLHRHTKQEEFVYVISGTPTLVLDKTEYLLSPGDCAGFAPSGEAHKLINKSSEPVVYLEMGDRISDDEAFYPEDDLQAVMGEDGKWKFQHKNGTPY
- a CDS encoding serine hydrolase, whose product is MKYILLFSVILIGACATKPSETTPRLSPLGKLDLIAQDYLAKTGVPGMAIAVVKNDRVVFAKGYGVRELGKPETVDTETVFQLASMSKPLGASAIAAAVSAGKLKWQDPIQKHLPAFKLADSKISQEVTIEDMYSHRSGLPGGAGDILEILGYERADVLSKLRYENLHEFRGIFAYSNFGMTAGGEAAAKASGQKWEDLTQMKVFAPLGMKSTSSRYADFIEKKNRATLHKKIEDTWQVSPFKRNPDAQSPAGGISSNVQDLAQWMRMILASGKYDDREIIKADVLNDMFLPRIEDKTESSAKHKNYYSLGFFSTTDSQQRIRLSHSGIFDAGASTTVVLVPDIKIGIVVLTNGEPVGLPEAVAASFLDEVFEKKQTQDWLSYYHELHAAKPIPPVADDRKKPIKSSKPASAYVGIYKNKYYGDARITFSGKGLVLTLGPRKLKFPLTSWEKDTFLMTHVNEFTMAGKNSLVHFGVGPNGKATSFKVDLLDGNVQGTFTRK
- a CDS encoding GNAT family N-acetyltransferase, with product MRSEGFEVYNSKNGSYYSFHPLSFERDFDIYCKWMDTPYIAEWWGLNKTRDEKARKLISELEDTHQELFIGCIDGKPVGYWEKYWLNEDVLSQYIKTSPYDQGLHFLIGEKEYLGRTHTSASIAAFTKMIFSDARTMNVIGEPDVRNIKVLRYAEANCFVQREIVDLPERRSAIMVCERERFFAKFAKEDSYLYQPAKTTNARREASLSSGELFY
- a CDS encoding YjjG family noncanonical pyrimidine nucleotidase encodes the protein MSYDLFLFDLDDTLLDFKESERLSFSLAMESLGIQADMAGLFKLYQTENRALWEAFEKGQTTKDHLKVERFRRVFQAHKIDIDPEVASNRYLDALPETVVLIDHAVEICEHLSHRGEIGIITNGIHATQTQRLKRAPIAPYISFMAVSEECGYAKPDVRFFEYSAKKAQKFAKASSLMIGDRMETDILGAQNFGIDSCWFNPKGESAGMLPPAKFEVKHLSEIKNVF